One genomic window of Sebastes umbrosus isolate fSebUmb1 chromosome 15, fSebUmb1.pri, whole genome shotgun sequence includes the following:
- the gdf6b gene encoding growth/differentiation factor 6-B, producing the protein MDLYHLAFLCGALLVVWGIPSSHSLAIFPPAAQKSSKVSRIFDGQKASRYFKEFYAPPSIDRSNKAVSKDSVEPHDYMLSIYQTFSTAERLGLNASFFRSSKAANTIASFVDSGQDDLPLSPLRRQQYLFDVSTLSKKAEVLGAELRIYTKVSGNFRISETEPVDIQLLSCHDRQLLDSKTLDLQDSQRPKWEVLDVWEIFKEQQHLSQGENFCLELRAMLDNPERELDLHLLGLHRHGRPQQKKAILVVFTRSKKRQTLFSERREGRPLLGLERKAKERGPGAKASRRRRTAVSKTRHGKRHGKKSKSRCSKKPLHVNFRDLGWDDWIIAPLDYEAYHCEGVCDFPLRSHLEPTNHAIIQTLMNSMNPSNMPPSCCAPSKLSPISILYIDSGNNVVYKQYEDMVVESCGCR; encoded by the exons TGATGGACAAAAAGCTTCCAGGTATTTCAAGGAGTTTTACGCGCCGCCGTCCATCGACAGGAGCAATAAAGCTGTGTCTAAAGACTCAGTGGAGCCGCACGACTACATGCTGTCTATCTACCAGACCTTCTCCACGGCAGAGAGACTGGGACTCAACGCCAGCTTCTTCCGCTCCTCGAAAGCTGCCAACACTATTGCAAGTTTTGTTGACAGTGGACAAG ATGACCTCCCACTCTCCCCTCTGAGGAGACAGCAGTATCTGTTCGACGTCTCAACGCTCTCCAAAAAGGCGGAGGTGCTGGGAGCCGAGCTCAGGATATACACCAAAGTGTCTGGGAATTTCAGGATATCGGAAACGGAGCCCGTTGACATCCAGCTCCTCTCCTGCCACGACCGGCAGCTGCTCGACTCCAAAACGCTGGACCTGCAGGATTCCCAGAGGCCGAAGTGGGAGGTGTTGGACGTGTGGGAAATATTCAAAGAGCAGCAGCACCTGAGCCAGGGGGAGAATTTCTGCCTGGAGCTCAGGGCGATGCTGGACAACCCAGAGAGGGAGCTGGACCTGCACCTGCTGGGCTTGCACAGGCACGGCAGGCCTCAGCAGAAGAAAGCCATCTTAGTGGTGTTCACCAGGTCTAAGAAGCGGCAGACCCTTTTCAGTgaaaggagagaggggagaccATTGCTGGGTCTGGAGAGGAAGGCCAAAGAGAGGGGCCCTGGTGCCAAAGccagcaggagaaggaggacgGCCGTGTCCAAAACCCGCCACGGGAAGAGACACGGCAAGAAGTCCAAATCCAGGTGCAGCAAGAAGCCGCTGCACGTCAACTTCAGAGATCTGGGCTGGGACGACTGGATCATCGCCCCACTGGATTATGAAGCATACCACTGCGAGGGGGTATGTGACTTCCCCCTGCGCTCCCACCTGGAGCCCACCAACCACGCCATCATCCAGACTCTGATGAATTCAATGAACCCCAGCAACATGCCGCCCAGCTGCTGCGCCCCATCCAAACTCAGCCCCATCAGCATCCTCTACATCGACTCAGGAAACAATGTGGTCTACAAACAGTACGAGGACATGGTGGTTGAGTCTTGTGGCTGCAGGTAG